Proteins co-encoded in one Podospora pseudoanserina strain CBS 124.78 chromosome 7 map unlocalized CBS124.78p_7, whole genome shotgun sequence genomic window:
- a CDS encoding uncharacterized protein (EggNog:ENOG503NYFY; COG:Q) yields MSELRSQPSRQTVAVIGAGISGVCTAAHLLKEGLSVTVFERSSIAGGIWHYDDRVPGDPSYPSNTPSLGDYEVSQRGQFSYVTPPSEQRIETPQNQTFRVEANNYLSDLEAHFSPPGPCYQGLRNNVPTYLMESSLGQWPEGTEPVVGQRDVENYVQGLAEVHDVNNQTLFHTRVDEVKKTQDGSKWELRSVTLEKEELGVRFTERLHLFDRVVVASGHYNMPRIPDITGLKEWKTRFHARIIHSKQYRNPQRYRDQNVVVLGAGVSALDICRELDGVVNKVYQSARGGQFDLPVSLLPSSTRRVPEIASFILDNDERHQHFPEDGQHIPGKIALKDGQVLDKIHHVVMATGYITSYPFLPHLHSDTAPITEPGEYLVVTSDGNMAHNLHKDIFYIPDPTLAFVGVPYHVVTFSLFDFQAQAVARVFTGRAKLPSRKLMRHEYERRVLEKGLGRGFHSLHQEGKELAYVRELVEWVNEGDVHGEGRNDCNMKGHTAEWLAGYYEMKAKTRGLFPGRGIISVAEDTTLRN; encoded by the coding sequence ATGTCGGAACTACGAAGTCAACCTTCTCGGCAGACGGTCGCAGTCATCGGAGCAGGTATCAGCGGCGTATGCACAGCTGCACACTTGCTAAAAGAAGGTCTCTCAGTGACGGTCTTCGAACGCTCAAGCATTGCCGGTGGAATCTGGCACTATGATGACCGCGTTCCCGGCGACCCATCATATCCTAGCAACACGCCGTCTCTTGGGGACTATGAGGTTTCTCAACGAGGTCAATTTTCCTATGTTACGCCTCCATCTGAGCAAAGGATTGAAACACCACAAAATCAGACCTTTCGGGTGGAAGCAAACAACTACCTTTCCGACCTCGAGGCGCACTTCTCACCACCCGGCCCGTGTTACCAAGGCCTACGCAATAACGTCCCGACATACCTCATGGAAAGTAGTCTGGGCCAGTGGCCCGAGGGTACCGAACCCGTAGTTGGTCAAAGAGATGTTGAAAATTACGTCCAAGGCCTGGCAGAAGTGCATGACGTCAACAACCAGACTCTATTTCACACCCGAGTAgatgaggtcaagaagaCACAGGATGGGTCCAAGTGGGAGTTGCGATCAGTGACGTTGGAGAAAGAAGAGCTTGGTGTTCGGTTCACTGAAAGATTACATCTATTTGATCGAGTTGTCGTGGCTTCGGGGCATTATAACATGCCACGGATTCCTGACATTACTGGACTCAAGGAATGGAAAACAAGGTTTCACGCCAGGATCATTCATTCAAAGCAGTATCGAAACCCACAGAGGTATCGGGACCAGAATGTGGTGGttcttggtgctggtgtgTCTGCTTTGGATATCTGCCGGGAGCTGGATGGAGTTGTAAACAAAGTCTACCAGAGTGCCCGTGGAGGACAGTTTGACCTCCCAGTCTCACTGCTGCCGTCATCTACGAGACGAGTGCCGGAAATAGCTAGCTTTATTCTCGATAACGACGAAAGACACCAGCACTTTCCGGAAGATGGCCAGCATATTCCCGGGAAGATCGCTTTGAAGGACGGCCAAGTACTCGACAAGATTCACCACGTGGTCATGGCAACAGGATATATAACATCTTACCCTTTCCTCCCGCATCTCCATTCCGACACGGCACCAATCACAGAACCAGGGGAATATCTGGTGGTGACATCGGACGGCAACATGGCGCATAACTTGCACAAAGATATCTTCTACATCCCCGACCCAACCTTGGCTTTTGTAGGCGTACCTTATCATGTGGTCACGTTTTCGCTTTTTGATTTTCAGGCCCAGGCGGTGGCAAGAGTGTTTACTGGGAGAGCAAAGCTTCCAAGTCGAAAATTGATGAGACACGAGTACGAGAGAAGGGTGCTGGAGAAAGGCCTCGGAAGAGGGTTCCACTCGCTACATCAAGAGGGAAAGGAGTTGGCGTATGTAAGGGAGCTGGTTGAATGGGTCAACGAAGGTGATGTTCATGGAGAGGGGCGGAATGACTGCAACATGAAGGGGCATACCGCGGAGTGGCTGGCGGGATATTATGAGATGAAGGCAAAGACTAGAGGGTTGTTTCCAGGTAGGGGAATTATATCTGTGGCGGAAGATACTACACTACGGAACTGA